In the genome of Populus alba chromosome 11, ASM523922v2, whole genome shotgun sequence, one region contains:
- the LOC118035044 gene encoding DNA-damage-repair/toleration protein 111 encodes MLGGGLYGDLPPPSAAAEEDKPTTTTSTVWSTSTLMAPPTLRKPMPPPPPQTILKSQNKPKPSKTLLSPAPPVTVLPDEVAAQPALVGVNSVVIEEYDPARPNDYEDYRREKKRKAMEAERLREIERRRQEEEERESREREDRERDTNISGEEAWKRRAAMSVGGVPRSPSPPSNVDGFRIGKSETVGLGVGAGGQMTAAQRMMAKMGWKEGQGLGKQEQGITTPLMAKKTDRRAGVIVNASESKPEKKVKSVNFNGTPTRVLLLRNMVGPGEVDDELEDEVASECAKYGTVTRVLIFEITELNFPREEAVRIFIQFERSEETTKALIDLDGRFFGGNVVRATFYDEERFNKNELAPMPGEIPGF; translated from the exons atgttaGGCGGTGGATTATATGGAGATCTGCCTCCACCATCCGCCGCGGCGGAGGAAGATAAACCAACTACCACCACCTCCACTGTATGGTCTACTAGTACCTTAATGGCTCCACCTACTCTTCGTAAACCCatgcccccaccaccaccacaaactATTTTAAAATCCCAAAACAAACCTAAACCTTCCAAAACTTTACTTTCTCCGGCACCGCCTGTCACTGTTCTTCCCGATGAGGTGGCTGCGCAGCCGGCATTGGTAGGGGTGAATTCGGTGGTCATTGAGGAGTATGATCCCGCGAGGCCGAATGATTATGAAGATTATAggagggagaagaaaaggaaggccATGGAAGCAGAGAGGTTGAGGGAGATTGAGAGGAGGAGGcaagaggaggaggaaagaGAGAGTAGGGAGAGGGAAGACAGGGAGAGGGATACAAATATTTCTGGGGAGGAAGCGTGGAAAAGGCGTGCCGCGATGAGTGTTGGTGGTGTTCCGAGGAGTCCGTCGCCACCCAGTAATGTCGATGGGTTTCGTATTGGAAAGTCAGAGACGGTTGGGTTGGGAGTTGGTGCTGGTGGACAAATGACTGCCGCCCAGAGGATGATGGCGAAGATGGGGTGGAAGGAAGGGCAAGGATTGGGGAAGCAGGAGCAGGGGATTACGACGCCGTTGATGGCCAAGAAGACTGATCGGAGAGCTGGGGTTATTGTGAATGCCAGTGAGTCAAAGCCAGAGAAGAAGGTTAAGAGTGTAAATTTCAATGGAACACCTACTCGAGTTTTGCTACTTAGGAATATG GTGGGTCCTGGTGAGGTAGATGATGAACTAGAAGATGAGGTTGCATCCGAGTGTGCAAAGTATGGAACAGTCACTCGGGTTCTTATCTTCGAGATCACTGAGCTGAACTTTCCACGTGAAGAGGCAGTTAGAATTTTCATACAGTTTGAGAGATcagaagaaacaacaaaagcaTTGATTGATCTTGATGGGCGGTTTTTTGGGGGTAATGTGGTTCGAGCGACCTTCTATGATGAGGAGAGGTTCAACAAGAATGAGTTGGCTCCTATGCCTGGTGAAATCCCTGGCTTTTGA